A window of the Streptomyces sp. NBC_00250 genome harbors these coding sequences:
- the mqnP gene encoding menaquinone biosynthesis prenyltransferase MqnP, translating into MTTAAVPGAQPGRTKAFLRLVMIEHSVFALPFAYTAALTAMYETDKNIHWWTLFLVTVCMVGLRTFAMACNRIIDREIDARNPRTAGRELVTGAVSVRSAWTGAGIAVVVFLGAAALLNPLCLALAPLAVIPMVVYPYGKRFTNFPHAILGLAQAIGPIGAWLAVTGEWSWDAVILGLAVGVWIGGFDLIFACQDVQADRAHGVMSVPARFGIPAALWGARASAVVTTGLLVWYALATDAGVFFWVGLVIVVAAFCYEHSIVKPHDLSRLNRAFFTTNGFIGITLFVCALLDLLVRGLTP; encoded by the coding sequence GTGACCACCGCGGCCGTACCCGGCGCCCAGCCGGGACGTACGAAGGCGTTCCTGCGCCTCGTGATGATCGAGCACTCGGTCTTCGCGCTGCCCTTCGCGTACACCGCCGCGCTCACCGCGATGTACGAGACGGACAAGAACATCCACTGGTGGACGCTCTTCCTCGTCACGGTCTGCATGGTGGGTCTGCGGACCTTCGCCATGGCCTGCAACCGGATCATCGACCGCGAGATCGACGCGCGTAATCCGCGCACCGCCGGCCGCGAGCTGGTGACCGGCGCGGTGTCCGTGCGCTCGGCGTGGACCGGGGCCGGGATCGCCGTCGTCGTCTTCCTCGGCGCCGCCGCCCTGCTCAACCCGCTCTGTCTGGCGCTCGCGCCGCTCGCCGTCATCCCGATGGTCGTCTATCCGTACGGCAAGCGGTTCACGAACTTCCCGCACGCCATCCTCGGGCTGGCCCAGGCCATAGGGCCGATCGGCGCCTGGCTCGCGGTCACCGGCGAGTGGTCCTGGGACGCGGTGATCCTCGGTCTCGCGGTGGGTGTCTGGATCGGCGGCTTCGACCTGATCTTCGCCTGCCAGGACGTGCAGGCGGACCGGGCGCACGGCGTCATGTCGGTCCCGGCGCGCTTCGGGATCCCGGCCGCGCTGTGGGGCGCCCGCGCCTCGGCGGTCGTCACCACCGGACTGCTCGTCTGGTACGCGCTGGCCACCGACGCCGGGGTCTTCTTCTGGGTCGGTCTGGTGATCGTGGTGGCGGCGTTCTGCTACGAGCACTCGATCGTGAAGCCGCACGACCTGTCCCGTCTGAACCGGGCGTTCTTCACGACGAACGGCTTCATCGGGATCACCCTGTTCGTGTGCGCCCTCCTCGACCTGCTGGTCCGCGGGCTCACCCCGTAG
- a CDS encoding UbiX family flavin prenyltransferase: MNDGKRIPWIVGVSGASGTPYAAAVLRGLLAAGESVDLVVSRASRLTLLDETGISFRDAHWREDLAAWLARGADGKPDTFDVSGALDDVRYWAAGDLAAGPSSGSYPAKGMLVVPASTAAVAGVALGLSKDLLQRVASVTLKERRPLVVAVRETPLNGQTLKHMVALDEAGAVVLPASPAFYAGATHIQDLVDFVAGRVLDAAGVPHRLYRRWEGELGGATLRSD; the protein is encoded by the coding sequence ATGAACGACGGCAAGCGCATCCCCTGGATCGTGGGGGTCTCCGGGGCGTCGGGTACGCCGTACGCCGCCGCCGTGTTGAGGGGGCTCCTCGCCGCGGGGGAGAGCGTCGACCTCGTCGTGTCGCGGGCCTCGCGACTCACGCTGCTCGACGAGACGGGGATCTCGTTCCGGGACGCGCACTGGCGCGAGGACCTGGCGGCCTGGCTGGCGCGGGGCGCCGACGGGAAGCCCGACACGTTCGACGTGTCCGGTGCTCTCGACGACGTGCGGTACTGGGCGGCCGGCGATCTGGCCGCCGGCCCGTCCTCGGGTTCGTACCCGGCGAAGGGGATGCTGGTGGTGCCGGCCTCGACCGCCGCAGTGGCGGGAGTGGCGCTGGGGCTCTCGAAGGACCTGCTGCAGCGGGTCGCGAGCGTGACGCTGAAGGAGCGGCGGCCGCTGGTGGTCGCCGTGCGGGAGACCCCGCTGAACGGTCAGACGCTCAAGCACATGGTGGCGCTGGACGAGGCGGGAGCCGTGGTGCTGCCCGCCTCTCCGGCGTTCTACGCGGGGGCGACGCACATCCAGGATCTGGTGGACTTCGTCGCCGGGCGGGTGCTCGACGCGGCAGGGGTGCCGCATCGGCTGTACCGCCGGTGGGAGGGAGAGCTCGGTGGAGCGACCCTCCGGTCGGATTAG
- a CDS encoding Lrp/AsnC family transcriptional regulator — MDAVDRQLIQALRENGRASYAELGRLVGLSGPSVTDRINRLEAAGVITGYRATVDAASLGLGVTALIGISLSDAADHEDVARRLKDLAEIEDCWFIAGDDSFMLKVRVGDVDGLEKTIRRLSGTKGVSRTRTTIVLSTKWENRVGELPEEG, encoded by the coding sequence ATGGACGCCGTGGACAGGCAGCTCATCCAGGCTCTGCGCGAGAACGGTCGTGCCTCGTACGCCGAGCTCGGCCGGCTCGTCGGGCTCTCCGGCCCCTCCGTCACCGACCGCATCAACCGTCTTGAGGCGGCCGGAGTCATCACCGGCTACCGGGCCACCGTCGACGCCGCCTCGCTCGGCCTGGGCGTCACCGCCCTCATCGGCATCTCCCTCTCCGACGCCGCCGACCACGAGGACGTGGCCCGCCGCCTCAAGGACCTCGCCGAGATCGAGGACTGCTGGTTCATCGCCGGCGACGACTCCTTCATGCTCAAGGTGCGCGTCGGCGACGTCGACGGCCTGGAGAAGACGATCCGCCGCCTCAGCGGCACCAAGGGCGTCTCCCGCACCCGTACGACGATCGTGCTCTCCACCAAGTGGGAGAACCGGGTCGGAGAGCTGCCCGAAGAAGGCTGA
- the mqnE gene encoding aminofutalosine synthase MqnE: MTASINDVGLKRELEQKVRDGERLSREDGIALYESDDLAWLGGLAHEVRTRKNGDVVHFNVNRHLNMTNVCTASCAYCSFQRKPGEKDAYTMRIEEAVRLAKAMENENLTELHIVNGLHPNLPWRYYPRSLSELKKALPNVSLKAFTATEIHHFETISGMSASDILDELIEAGLESLTGGGAEIFDWEVRQHIVDHRTHWEDWSRIHRLAHEKGLKTPSTMLYGHIEEPRHRVDHVLRLRELQDETGGFQVFIPLRYQHDFVDMQDGKVRNKLQARTTMATGAEALKTFAVSRLLFDNVPHVKVFWVMHGVQTAQLALQHGADDMDGSVVEYKITHDADNYGTPNKLGREDLLELIRDAGFRPVERNTRYEIIREYPGPDAERRETPQAMRF, translated from the coding sequence ATGACTGCATCCATCAACGATGTGGGGCTCAAGCGCGAGCTGGAGCAGAAGGTCCGGGACGGTGAGCGGCTGAGCCGTGAGGACGGCATCGCCCTGTACGAGTCCGACGACCTCGCCTGGCTCGGCGGTCTGGCCCACGAGGTCCGGACCCGCAAGAACGGCGACGTGGTCCATTTCAATGTCAACCGGCATCTGAACATGACCAACGTCTGCACCGCCTCCTGCGCCTACTGCTCCTTCCAGCGCAAGCCGGGCGAGAAGGACGCGTACACCATGCGCATCGAGGAGGCCGTGCGCCTCGCGAAGGCGATGGAGAACGAGAACCTCACCGAGCTGCACATCGTCAACGGGCTGCACCCCAACCTGCCCTGGCGGTACTACCCGCGCTCCCTCTCCGAGCTCAAGAAGGCCCTGCCGAACGTCTCCCTCAAGGCCTTCACGGCCACCGAGATCCACCACTTCGAGACGATCTCCGGGATGTCCGCCTCCGACATCCTCGACGAGCTGATCGAGGCCGGTCTGGAGTCGCTGACCGGCGGCGGCGCCGAGATCTTCGACTGGGAGGTCCGGCAGCACATCGTGGACCACCGCACCCACTGGGAGGATTGGTCCCGGATCCACCGGCTCGCCCACGAGAAGGGGCTCAAGACCCCCTCGACCATGCTGTACGGGCACATCGAGGAGCCCCGTCACCGCGTGGACCACGTGCTGCGGCTGCGTGAGCTCCAGGACGAGACCGGCGGCTTCCAGGTCTTCATCCCGCTGCGCTACCAGCACGACTTCGTGGACATGCAGGACGGCAAGGTCCGCAACAAGCTCCAGGCGCGCACCACGATGGCGACCGGCGCCGAGGCCCTGAAGACCTTCGCGGTCTCCCGGCTGCTCTTCGACAACGTGCCGCACGTCAAGGTCTTCTGGGTCATGCACGGCGTCCAGACCGCGCAGCTCGCCCTGCAGCACGGCGCCGACGACATGGACGGCTCGGTCGTCGAGTACAAGATCACGCACGACGCCGACAACTACGGCACGCCGAACAAGCTGGGCCGCGAGGATCTCCTCGAACTGATCCGTGACGCCGGCTTCCGGCCGGTCGAGCGGAACACGCGGTACGAGATCATCCGCGAGTACCCGGGTCCGGACGCGGAGCGGCGCGAGACGCCGCAGGCGATGCGGTTCTGA
- a CDS encoding AraC family transcriptional regulator, giving the protein MLERLNEALGHIEEHLVTELHGDLDAAELARIAATSEYHFRRLFSALAGMPLSEYVRRRRLTVAGAEVLAGERTLLEIAVRYGYGSGEAFARAFRAVHGVGPGEARRTGAALRSQPRMSFRLVVEGNSSMKYRTVAKDAFRIVGSRARVPLVYEGENPAIAAQIRDLGQETLDRLAGLSAGAPAGLVSAVVHLTCSREEGAELDHWYGVTGAPDAAPEGFETLDLPAGTWAVFENEGPYPQALQYLWRDVFTQWFPSNPYESRPGPEILSVRPSADWTTAAAELWIPVEHTAE; this is encoded by the coding sequence GTGCTGGAGCGGCTCAACGAGGCACTCGGCCACATCGAGGAGCACCTCGTCACCGAGCTCCACGGCGACCTCGACGCGGCCGAGCTGGCCCGGATCGCCGCGACCTCGGAGTACCACTTCCGGCGGCTCTTCTCGGCGCTGGCGGGGATGCCCCTGTCGGAGTACGTACGCCGCCGGCGGCTCACCGTCGCGGGCGCCGAGGTGCTCGCCGGGGAGCGGACGCTCCTGGAGATCGCGGTCCGGTACGGCTACGGCTCCGGGGAGGCCTTCGCCCGCGCGTTCCGCGCGGTGCACGGGGTCGGCCCCGGGGAGGCCCGCCGCACCGGAGCGGCGCTGCGCTCCCAGCCGCGGATGTCCTTCCGCCTCGTCGTCGAAGGGAACAGCAGCATGAAGTACCGCACCGTGGCCAAGGACGCCTTCCGGATCGTCGGCAGCAGGGCCCGGGTCCCGCTCGTGTACGAGGGCGAGAACCCGGCGATCGCCGCCCAGATCCGAGACCTCGGCCAGGAGACCCTGGACCGGCTCGCGGGCCTGTCGGCCGGGGCGCCCGCCGGGCTCGTCTCGGCCGTCGTCCACCTCACCTGCAGTCGCGAGGAGGGCGCCGAGCTCGACCACTGGTACGGCGTGACCGGCGCGCCGGACGCCGCCCCGGAGGGCTTCGAGACCCTCGACCTCCCGGCCGGGACCTGGGCGGTCTTCGAGAACGAGGGCCCCTACCCGCAGGCGCTCCAGTACCTGTGGCGGGACGTCTTCACCCAGTGGTTCCCGTCCAACCCGTACGAGAGCCGCCCCGGCCCGGAGATCCTCTCGGTCCGGCCCTCGGCGGACTGGACGACGGCAGCGGCGGAGCTGTGGATCCCGGTGGAGCACACGGCGGAATGA